In Flavobacterium sp. N3904, one DNA window encodes the following:
- a CDS encoding vWA domain-containing protein, with the protein MKSTLFISALLATTLSFASCNSSNAKPIKNNGTEKPKTSENTKIQVALLLDTSNSMDGLIDQAKSRLWNIVNTLTTLKYSGKTPDIEIALYEYGNDGLAQQSNYIRQVTPLTTDLDLISEKLFALKTNGGNEYCGAVIQDATQKLQWGKANSNMKLIYIAGNEAFNQGGINYKEAISDAMKNDIYVNTIFCGSSTEGINTFWKDGADYGKGKYFNIDSNLSVQSVSTPYDDQISKCNVKINNTYIGYGAKGSSKKMNQEAQDKNAQGVSSANYAERAVSKSKAVYKNESWDLVDKVKEDPKAIAKIKKTELPVELQNKSEAEVEVIVTQKAKEREIIQKEIGELAKKRQQYIDTEAKKTKSQDDLGNAINTSIVALAKAKGYTVEQ; encoded by the coding sequence AAACCGATAAAAAACAATGGAACAGAAAAACCAAAAACTTCAGAAAATACCAAAATTCAAGTGGCTCTTTTACTAGACACTTCCAACAGCATGGACGGATTAATCGATCAAGCCAAATCGAGACTTTGGAATATTGTCAACACCTTGACTACTCTAAAATATTCAGGCAAAACTCCGGATATCGAAATTGCGTTGTATGAATATGGCAACGACGGTTTGGCACAACAATCCAATTACATTCGACAAGTTACGCCACTCACCACCGACTTGGACTTGATTTCTGAAAAATTATTTGCTCTAAAAACCAATGGGGGCAACGAATATTGCGGAGCCGTAATTCAAGATGCCACTCAAAAATTACAATGGGGCAAAGCAAACAGTAATATGAAACTCATCTACATTGCTGGAAACGAAGCTTTCAACCAAGGCGGAATAAACTACAAAGAAGCCATAAGCGACGCTATGAAAAACGATATTTATGTGAACACTATTTTCTGCGGAAGCAGTACGGAAGGTATTAACACCTTTTGGAAAGACGGAGCCGATTATGGAAAAGGAAAATACTTCAACATTGATTCCAACTTATCAGTTCAATCCGTATCAACGCCTTATGACGATCAAATATCCAAATGCAACGTAAAAATTAATAACACCTACATTGGTTATGGAGCAAAAGGTTCTTCCAAAAAAATGAATCAGGAAGCACAAGACAAAAATGCACAAGGAGTTTCCTCTGCAAATTATGCCGAGCGTGCCGTAAGCAAATCCAAAGCAGTATACAAAAATGAAAGCTGGGACTTAGTTGACAAGGTAAAAGAAGACCCAAAAGCCATTGCAAAAATTAAAAAAACAGAATTACCAGTTGAACTTCAAAACAAATCGGAAGCCGAAGTGGAAGTGATTGTTACCCAAAAAGCTAAAGAAAGAGAGATAATCCAAAAAGAAATTGGGGAATTGGCCAAAAAACGCCAACAATATATTGATACCGAAGCCAAAAAAACAAAATCACAAGACGATTTGGGAAATGCAATCAATACTTCAATTGTAGCTTTAGCGAAAGCAAAAGGCTATACGGTGGAGCAATAA